A genomic window from Oceanobacillus timonensis includes:
- a CDS encoding PTS lactose/cellobiose transporter subunit IIA, with amino-acid sequence MAIDVEVFMPLITEASQAKTLAYQALGLAKAQDVHGYEAGIADAKKHLITAHKKQTELLQLNSREQQTDINIYVIHAMDHVTNAQMICDMAQELAELHLKNK; translated from the coding sequence ATGGCAATCGATGTAGAAGTATTTATGCCTTTGATTACAGAAGCTTCTCAAGCCAAAACGTTAGCCTATCAGGCATTAGGTCTTGCAAAAGCACAAGATGTGCACGGTTATGAAGCAGGAATAGCTGATGCTAAAAAGCACTTGATAACTGCTCATAAAAAACAGACAGAGCTTTTGCAATTAAACAGTCGTGAACAGCAAACAGATATTAATATTTATGTCATCCATGCGATGGATCATGTGACAAACGCTCAAATGATTTGTGATATGGCGCAAGAGTTAGCGGAACTTCATTTGAAAAATAAATAG